A region of Polyangiaceae bacterium DNA encodes the following proteins:
- a CDS encoding Uma2 family endonuclease, which produces MAGDAAPKSYVSYADFLAMERESVTRHEWLDGVIYKYPESTIAHAGLSAAVSAEIHNNIRGNRCSVYSCNLRLRVLATGFSTYPDLTVVCKALELDPEDAEAVTNPKLITEIFSPATEARDRGHKFEHYRRIPSLAEYVLISESKPYIEVWRRNAAGRWELAEEALTGQTAQLASIECTLSVDEIYTDPLSAA; this is translated from the coding sequence ATGGCGGGAGACGCTGCACCCAAGTCTTATGTGAGCTACGCCGATTTTCTCGCAATGGAGCGAGAAAGCGTCACGCGACACGAATGGCTGGATGGAGTCATATACAAGTACCCGGAAAGCACGATCGCACATGCGGGCCTCTCAGCAGCTGTAAGTGCAGAAATTCACAACAACATCCGAGGAAATCGCTGCTCGGTCTATAGTTGCAATCTACGGCTTCGTGTTCTCGCAACAGGCTTTTCCACCTATCCGGATTTGACGGTAGTGTGCAAAGCGTTAGAACTGGATCCTGAAGATGCGGAAGCCGTAACCAACCCAAAATTAATTACAGAAATTTTTTCTCCTGCGACGGAAGCGCGCGATAGAGGTCACAAATTCGAGCATTATAGGCGCATTCCGTCCCTTGCAGAATACGTATTGATTTCAGAGAGCAAGCCGTACATTGAAGTATGGCGAAGAAACGCAGCCGGCAGGTGGGAGCTCGCCGAGGAAGCCTTGACTGGACAAACGGCGCAGCTCGCGAGCATCGAATGCACGCTGTCTGTAGACGAGATCTATACCGACCCGCTCAGCGCCGCGTGA
- the ybaK gene encoding Cys-tRNA(Pro) deacylase codes for MSKVSETPATAFLKKHGVAFSEHPYEYEERGGTRVSSQKLGVSEHDVVKTLVMEDEDKKPLIVLMHGDREVSTKNLARQIGKKRVEPCKPDVAERHSGFQVGGTSPFGLRKPMPIYVERTILGLPKIYINGGRRGFLVGIDPQELVRVVKAVAVDVALEG; via the coding sequence ATGTCCAAGGTATCCGAAACGCCCGCCACGGCTTTTCTGAAAAAGCATGGCGTGGCGTTTTCCGAGCATCCTTACGAGTACGAGGAACGGGGCGGCACGCGGGTGTCGTCCCAGAAGCTTGGCGTGTCCGAACACGACGTCGTCAAGACGCTCGTGATGGAGGACGAGGACAAAAAGCCGCTCATCGTGCTGATGCATGGGGACCGCGAGGTATCGACGAAGAATTTGGCGCGGCAGATTGGGAAAAAGCGCGTCGAGCCGTGCAAGCCGGACGTGGCGGAGCGGCACAGTGGGTTTCAGGTGGGCGGGACGAGTCCGTTTGGTTTGCGGAAACCGATGCCGATTTACGTGGAGCGAACCATTTTGGGTTTGCCCAAGATATACATCAATGGCGGCAGGCGCGGGTTTTTGGTAGGGATCGATCCGCAGGAGCTCGTGCGGGTGGTGAAGGCAGTGGCGGTGGACGTGGCGCTGGAGGGGTGA
- the dnaN gene encoding DNA polymerase III subunit beta gives MDLVIAKKDLLRLVDRCQGVADKKSAMPVLANVLLAADGNALRVAATDLYLSVSGQTAAEIVSAGSVAVPAKDLLDRVKAMPDGPIQVTAREGAQTIIKAVGSPRRYTLHGMPGSEFPQLPKPAADAPSLELPVDLLSRLIARTHFSISTDETRAHVNSALFEWAGNRVRMVTTDGHRLSKMEVTLEGTSATATMLIPLKAIHELRRLADGARGEKEAPPTVTITQSGPNAFFSVGGMVFSVKLVDAQFPPYQQVIPAASDRNIRAPRAPFTDALRAVSLAASDRTGGVKLTVTPRALRITSESPESGNGFDEVPIDYEGAEVTVGFNAKYFLDVLGAIDSDEIILGVSGELDPAVLRPAGEPAQESYVSVIMPMRI, from the coding sequence ATGGACCTCGTCATTGCCAAAAAAGATCTGCTCCGTTTGGTCGACCGCTGTCAGGGCGTAGCCGACAAGAAGAGCGCCATGCCGGTGCTCGCCAACGTTTTGCTCGCGGCTGATGGGAACGCGCTGCGTGTTGCTGCAACCGACTTGTACCTCTCGGTCAGTGGCCAAACGGCTGCGGAAATCGTGAGTGCAGGTTCCGTTGCGGTGCCAGCGAAAGACTTGCTCGACCGCGTGAAGGCGATGCCGGATGGTCCCATTCAGGTGACGGCGCGCGAGGGTGCGCAGACGATCATCAAGGCCGTCGGCTCACCGCGCAGGTACACGCTTCACGGCATGCCGGGCAGCGAGTTTCCGCAGCTTCCGAAGCCTGCGGCCGATGCGCCGTCACTCGAGTTGCCCGTGGACTTGCTCTCGCGGCTCATCGCGCGGACGCATTTTTCGATCTCCACGGACGAGACGCGCGCGCATGTGAACAGCGCGCTCTTCGAGTGGGCGGGCAATCGCGTTCGCATGGTGACGACCGATGGTCATCGCTTGTCGAAGATGGAAGTGACGCTCGAAGGCACGAGCGCGACGGCGACGATGCTCATTCCGCTGAAGGCGATTCACGAGCTGCGCAGGCTCGCCGACGGTGCACGAGGCGAGAAGGAAGCACCGCCGACCGTGACCATCACGCAGAGCGGGCCGAACGCATTTTTCTCCGTCGGGGGCATGGTGTTTTCGGTCAAGCTCGTCGATGCGCAATTTCCGCCGTATCAGCAGGTCATTCCTGCGGCGAGCGACCGCAACATTCGCGCTCCGCGAGCGCCTTTCACCGATGCGCTTCGTGCCGTGTCGCTCGCTGCGAGTGATCGAACGGGCGGCGTGAAGCTCACGGTGACGCCGCGCGCGCTTCGCATCACGAGCGAGAGTCCCGAGAGTGGCAACGGCTTCGACGAAGTGCCGATCGACTACGAGGGTGCCGAGGTGACAGTTGGTTTCAACGCCAAGTATTTCCTCGACGTGCTCGGCGCCATCGACAGCGACGAAATCATCCTGGGCGTCTCTGGCGAGCTCGATCCGGCTGTGCTTCGTCCGGCTGGTGAACCGGCACAAGAAAGCTACGTGTCGGTGATCATGCCCATGCGCATCTAG
- a CDS encoding DUF4215 domain-containing protein, translating to MRISERLSFFSVLTLGALLGGGCEIMAQVDRSQIDPGSGGAAGQGGDGPGGGGQGGGGQGGGGQGGGGQGGGGQGGGGQGGGGQGGGGQGGGPTGCVIIEDCPAPAGPCEETTCTNGVCGFSPLPDQTPIANQTMGDCKAIVCDGAGNSTEINDDLDVLVDATECTIDFCTAGTPMSMPTGFGAPCMEGNGELCDGNGVCVPSTCGDAAISGAEVCDDGNTDDGDGCDSNCTPTGCGNGIPTFGEECDDGNMVEDDDCTSTCKVYGCGNGIVEGTEACDDGNFVDGDGCDSNCTMTGCGNGALSSDEGCDDENMMDGDGCSATCQPEADWQCTTNQIPSVCTLSETDCGDGMDNDNDGMTDVADSDCALANEIFGCNAGETMYVMSSVDVPKSVADEEVVLSRITASHPGLVKRAVVKLSITHPFVTDLDIALVSPFGTRVALSTDNGEDGMNYTDTLFDDACMTSIYEGTAPFTGCYWPQDPLLMLVDEAADGEWALEVGDDALGDQGFVKAWSLALCVAPLP from the coding sequence ATGCGAATCTCTGAGCGATTGTCGTTCTTTTCAGTGCTCACCCTCGGAGCGCTGCTCGGGGGCGGATGCGAAATCATGGCGCAAGTCGATCGAAGCCAGATCGACCCAGGCTCGGGTGGAGCCGCTGGACAAGGCGGAGACGGACCGGGCGGCGGCGGGCAAGGCGGCGGCGGGCAAGGCGGCGGCGGGCAAGGCGGCGGCGGGCAAGGCGGCGGCGGACAAGGCGGCGGCGGGCAAGGCGGCGGCGGGCAAGGCGGCGGCGGGCAAGGCGGCGGGCCGACTGGATGCGTGATCATTGAAGATTGCCCCGCTCCTGCAGGGCCTTGCGAGGAGACGACGTGCACCAATGGCGTGTGCGGCTTCTCCCCACTTCCCGACCAGACGCCCATTGCCAATCAAACCATGGGCGATTGCAAGGCCATCGTGTGCGACGGTGCCGGTAACAGCACCGAAATCAACGATGACCTCGACGTTCTCGTCGACGCAACGGAATGCACGATCGACTTCTGCACCGCCGGAACGCCCATGAGCATGCCGACTGGCTTCGGCGCACCTTGCATGGAAGGCAATGGCGAGCTTTGCGACGGCAATGGCGTATGCGTGCCTTCGACGTGCGGCGATGCTGCAATCAGCGGCGCGGAGGTTTGCGACGACGGCAATACGGACGACGGCGATGGATGCGATTCCAATTGCACGCCCACGGGATGTGGCAATGGTATTCCAACGTTCGGCGAAGAATGCGACGATGGAAACATGGTCGAGGACGACGATTGCACGTCCACTTGCAAGGTGTACGGCTGCGGCAACGGCATCGTGGAGGGAACCGAAGCTTGCGACGATGGCAATTTCGTCGACGGCGATGGATGCGATTCCAATTGCACGATGACCGGATGCGGCAACGGCGCGCTTTCGTCCGACGAAGGCTGCGACGACGAAAACATGATGGATGGCGACGGATGTTCGGCGACCTGTCAGCCCGAAGCAGATTGGCAATGCACGACAAACCAGATTCCAAGCGTCTGCACGCTTTCGGAAACAGATTGCGGCGACGGAATGGACAACGACAACGACGGCATGACCGACGTTGCCGATTCGGATTGCGCGCTCGCCAATGAGATTTTCGGTTGCAATGCCGGGGAAACGATGTACGTGATGAGCTCGGTGGACGTACCGAAGAGCGTTGCGGACGAAGAAGTGGTTTTGAGCCGGATCACCGCATCGCATCCAGGGCTCGTGAAACGCGCCGTGGTAAAACTGTCCATTACGCATCCGTTCGTCACGGATCTCGATATTGCGCTCGTTTCGCCATTCGGTACGCGTGTCGCGCTATCGACCGACAACGGCGAGGATGGCATGAATTACACCGATACGCTGTTCGACGACGCGTGCATGACGTCCATCTACGAAGGCACGGCGCCGTTCACCGGCTGCTATTGGCCGCAAGATCCGCTGCTGATGCTGGTGGATGAAGCGGCCGACGGTGAATGGGCGCTCGAAGTGGGAGACGACGCGCTAGGCGACCAAGGTTTTGTAAAAGCCTGGTCGCTTGCCCTGTGCGTCGCGCCGCTTCCCTGA
- the gyrB gene encoding DNA topoisomerase (ATP-hydrolyzing) subunit B → MTTEATSIQQVESKGQSYDEHSITALEGLEAVRKRPGMYIGDVHDGSGLHHLVWEAVDNAVDEHLAGHCTEIRVTVHFDGSVTVEDNGRGIPVGMHARGVSAAEVVMTVLHAGGKFDNASYKVSAGLHGVGVSAVNAVSEWLKLEIKREGKVWYQEYGRGVPRGPLDAVGATDKTGTKVSFKPDPQIFTVTEFNYNVLANRLRELAYLNAGLIIHLEDQRPSGRSETLLYKGGIAEFVALLNQVQEPIHAEVISFVVEAAPEAPSNGEKADKRTSPPAGPPITVEVAMQWSGSYTEQIYCYTNNVHNKDGGTHLAGLRSALTKTINGYGKAHNLFKDLKQELQGEDIREGLTCVLSVKHPDPSFDSQTKSKLVSSEVKGIVERAVSDKLGQLFEENPPTAKKIVEKAVLAARAREAARKAREVIRKGSLDITSLSGKLADCQSKDPTVSEIYIVEGDSAGGSAKQGRDRHFQAILPLRGKILNVERARLDRMLSSAEVGTLITALGCGISGIRIQQADEKNENDDGIELGKLKYHKIILMTDADVDGSHIRTLLLTFFFRQMREVIEQGHLYIAQPPLYRVRKGKKDMYLKDQQALDEYLVGNAVEDLVVTTEKRDREVSGAPLRQLAQRLRRFRVVLSNLDKHCDARIVASVIRATALSQADLRDAAKVEEASKKLLAYLEKRYPDMMPFKVEARVDSEHGAHRIEVVPRPGAGSRVSNLDWNLLGLPEYQEALAIEATLVDMAGAGPWITVSKGHDDRTLETSEALIEYIDERGKKGITISRYKGLGEMNAEELWETTMNPDARTLLQVKIDDEAEAGRLFAILMGEQVDERRRFIETNALHVKNLDI, encoded by the coding sequence ATGACGACCGAAGCCACGAGCATCCAGCAAGTAGAATCCAAAGGGCAATCTTACGACGAGCACAGCATCACGGCGCTCGAGGGACTCGAAGCGGTCCGCAAGCGACCGGGCATGTACATCGGCGATGTGCACGACGGATCGGGTCTGCACCACTTGGTGTGGGAAGCCGTGGACAATGCGGTGGACGAGCATTTGGCGGGGCATTGCACGGAAATTCGCGTGACGGTGCATTTCGACGGCTCGGTGACTGTCGAGGACAACGGGCGTGGAATTCCCGTGGGCATGCATGCGCGGGGCGTGAGCGCGGCGGAAGTCGTGATGACGGTGCTGCATGCGGGCGGCAAATTCGACAACGCGAGCTACAAAGTCAGCGCGGGGCTTCACGGCGTGGGCGTATCGGCGGTCAATGCCGTTTCCGAATGGTTGAAGCTCGAGATCAAGCGCGAAGGCAAGGTTTGGTACCAAGAATATGGTCGCGGCGTACCGCGCGGGCCGCTCGATGCGGTGGGCGCGACGGACAAGACGGGAACGAAGGTCTCGTTCAAGCCCGACCCGCAGATCTTCACGGTCACCGAATTCAATTACAACGTCCTGGCCAATCGATTGCGCGAGCTGGCGTACTTGAATGCGGGTTTGATCATTCACCTCGAGGATCAGCGGCCTTCGGGACGTAGTGAAACGTTGCTCTACAAGGGCGGCATTGCCGAATTCGTCGCGCTGCTCAACCAGGTCCAAGAGCCGATTCACGCCGAGGTCATTTCGTTCGTGGTGGAGGCGGCCCCGGAAGCACCTTCGAATGGTGAAAAGGCGGACAAACGCACGAGTCCTCCGGCGGGTCCGCCCATTACGGTCGAAGTCGCGATGCAATGGAGTGGTTCGTACACGGAGCAGATTTACTGCTACACGAACAACGTCCACAACAAGGATGGCGGAACGCACTTGGCCGGTTTGCGGTCGGCTTTGACCAAAACGATCAACGGTTATGGTAAAGCGCACAACCTCTTCAAGGATTTGAAGCAAGAGCTGCAGGGCGAAGACATTCGCGAGGGGCTCACGTGCGTGCTCAGCGTGAAGCATCCGGACCCGTCTTTCGATTCGCAAACGAAGTCGAAGCTCGTATCGAGCGAGGTGAAGGGTATCGTCGAAAGGGCGGTGTCGGACAAACTCGGGCAATTGTTCGAGGAGAACCCGCCGACGGCGAAGAAGATCGTCGAAAAGGCGGTGTTGGCGGCGCGGGCGCGAGAAGCGGCACGGAAAGCGCGCGAGGTGATTCGTAAAGGGTCGCTCGACATTACGTCGCTATCGGGAAAGCTTGCGGATTGCCAATCGAAGGATCCGACGGTGAGCGAGATCTACATCGTCGAGGGAGATAGCGCCGGCGGTAGCGCGAAGCAGGGTCGCGATCGGCATTTCCAGGCGATTTTGCCGCTCCGTGGGAAAATCCTGAACGTCGAACGCGCGCGTCTCGATCGTATGCTCAGCTCGGCCGAAGTCGGCACGTTGATTACGGCGCTCGGTTGCGGAATCAGCGGCATACGAATTCAGCAAGCGGACGAAAAGAACGAAAACGACGACGGCATCGAGCTTGGGAAGCTGAAGTATCACAAGATCATTCTGATGACCGACGCCGACGTCGACGGGTCGCACATTCGCACGTTGCTGTTGACGTTCTTCTTCCGGCAAATGCGGGAAGTGATCGAGCAAGGTCACTTGTACATTGCGCAGCCGCCGCTGTATCGCGTGCGCAAGGGCAAGAAAGACATGTACTTGAAGGACCAGCAAGCGCTCGACGAGTACTTGGTGGGCAATGCGGTCGAAGACTTGGTGGTGACGACTGAAAAGCGTGATCGCGAAGTATCGGGCGCACCACTACGACAATTGGCGCAGCGCCTGCGTCGGTTCCGCGTAGTATTGAGCAATTTGGACAAGCATTGCGATGCGCGCATCGTGGCGTCGGTGATTCGGGCGACGGCATTGTCGCAAGCGGATTTGCGGGATGCGGCGAAGGTGGAAGAGGCGAGCAAGAAATTGCTCGCGTACCTGGAAAAACGTTACCCCGACATGATGCCGTTCAAGGTGGAGGCGCGTGTCGATTCCGAACACGGGGCGCATCGTATCGAGGTGGTGCCGCGTCCGGGAGCGGGTAGTCGGGTGAGCAATCTGGATTGGAATTTGCTCGGATTGCCCGAATATCAAGAAGCGCTCGCGATTGAAGCGACGCTGGTCGACATGGCAGGCGCTGGGCCTTGGATCACGGTGAGTAAGGGTCATGACGACCGAACGCTAGAAACGAGCGAAGCGCTCATCGAATACATCGACGAGAGAGGCAAGAAGGGGATTACGATCAGCCGTTACAAAGGTCTCGGTGAAATGAATGCCGAGGAGCTTTGGGAAACGACGATGAACCCGGACGCGCGGACGCTGCTTCAGGTGAAGATCGACGACGAAGCCGAGGCGGGGCGTTTGTTTGCCATTCTGATGGGCGAGCAAGTGGACGAACGGCGGCGATTCATCGAGACGAATGCGCTGCACGTGAAGAACCTCGACATTTAG
- a CDS encoding M4 family metallopeptidase, which translates to MKRRRTLGFGSILLSVLAAGTLLGGGCSSGPAPVFTAGGPEELRLAEEIAFTILDEELAKDGRSARETFQITKVFVDDLSMAHTRVEQYENGVPVFGREAIVHLNPDGTLFTITDTIDRDVIRSPISTTPILSADEAIAAAVAITQGPTGSAPPPTVELGILDIAESKRAEPRLAYRVEIDRFLDNPEPEVPVVFIDAETGEELLRFDSINRATSSANTLYSGTVNFTTHAAAGVWYLGDTGRQLFTCTAAHNTDGSCKSIWSTNGSFTDTGKIRAAYDAHYASEKTFDYFKNVHNRNGVDDNYGPDKTTVSHTNIGAFTVLPNWGYGFNVALWKPPFAAFGDGYDGYFSPLVTIDSVAHEITHGVVDYTANLWPISEYGAIDESWADVFGAMVERSVYGENANTWTMLEQCITPGKGGDALRYFANPHAANFGQQLTADDDPDHYTERYTGANDNPPKDAYGIHHNNGIANKAFYLVAKGGDHHKGGTMADVGVPNGIGADKAAAIWYRALTTYMVQTSKFWEAREATRNAAKAMFGEGSTEHLAVTHAWGLVGVGQQVPSACSHSVCLEGDKLDLTCNSCTKKVCQTYPDCCNTQWTAACVTAAQTLCGKQCTTCSSGLFNGAGAGVVNVANDLQFGPSSSFTISMFAKLTSTVGQHLLVKGDNNTQEWSFTYSNGQIGFNRQGANVLAVYNTPIGEWHHYAATYANGVVKLYEDGTLKVTGNGTIGNSANTPLVIGNYPSTATGIVGEVDQITIFGKEVGPSDIASLAMRVKKPVAVGGVVADWLFDEQAGTTVADASGKGHSMNLGTVAWSPTCGIACPYTNDINGDGTKCVAYANCKEIKDAFPLAPDGKYYIDPDGPQGSALTQFVLCNMTEDGGGWTLAFNHGTTFDKTAPGVRNIDCFATSNCTSLAYSTVPIGFDLMLEVDDVPMIGNSQKMRSVIKGVNAQVIGKTLHDLANTPGNWTLEQPNNSNVTHTFYSGYTCASWVDYSNSIMCNTDQLVINDLMNGCGKPSFVIGSSQTTQCAGWPEEPNQDGFNYYPDYFRVWVR; encoded by the coding sequence ATGAAACGACGTCGCACGCTGGGTTTCGGCTCCATTTTGCTATCGGTACTGGCTGCTGGCACATTGTTGGGAGGTGGCTGTTCGTCGGGACCCGCGCCGGTCTTCACGGCCGGCGGTCCCGAAGAATTGCGCTTGGCGGAAGAAATTGCCTTTACCATCCTCGATGAAGAGCTCGCAAAGGATGGTCGGAGCGCACGAGAAACGTTCCAAATAACAAAAGTATTCGTCGACGACCTTTCGATGGCGCACACGCGCGTAGAGCAATACGAAAATGGCGTGCCCGTTTTCGGCCGAGAAGCCATCGTCCACCTCAATCCCGACGGAACGCTGTTCACGATCACCGATACGATCGATCGTGACGTGATTCGGTCGCCGATCTCCACGACACCGATCTTATCGGCGGATGAAGCGATCGCCGCAGCCGTTGCCATCACGCAAGGCCCCACCGGGTCTGCGCCGCCTCCCACGGTCGAGCTGGGCATTCTCGACATTGCCGAATCCAAGCGTGCCGAACCGCGCCTCGCATATCGCGTCGAAATCGACCGATTCCTGGATAATCCCGAGCCCGAGGTGCCCGTTGTTTTCATCGACGCCGAAACGGGTGAAGAGCTTTTGCGTTTCGACAGCATCAACAGAGCAACCAGCTCGGCCAATACGCTCTACAGCGGCACGGTGAACTTCACGACGCACGCTGCGGCGGGCGTATGGTACTTGGGCGATACCGGCCGGCAGCTCTTTACGTGCACGGCGGCGCACAACACGGATGGGTCGTGCAAGTCCATTTGGAGCACGAATGGATCGTTCACGGACACGGGCAAGATCCGCGCGGCGTACGACGCGCATTACGCTAGCGAAAAAACGTTCGATTATTTCAAGAACGTGCACAATCGTAATGGTGTCGACGACAATTACGGCCCCGACAAGACCACGGTTTCTCATACGAACATCGGTGCATTCACGGTCTTGCCGAATTGGGGTTACGGCTTCAACGTGGCCTTGTGGAAACCACCGTTCGCCGCCTTCGGTGACGGTTACGACGGCTATTTCAGCCCGCTCGTCACCATCGACAGCGTTGCGCACGAAATCACGCATGGAGTCGTCGATTACACGGCAAACCTCTGGCCGATCAGTGAATATGGCGCCATCGACGAATCTTGGGCGGACGTCTTCGGCGCCATGGTCGAACGATCCGTGTATGGCGAAAACGCAAATACGTGGACCATGCTCGAACAATGCATCACGCCGGGCAAAGGCGGAGATGCTTTGCGGTACTTTGCGAATCCGCACGCCGCGAATTTCGGTCAACAACTCACGGCGGACGATGATCCGGATCACTACACCGAGCGCTACACTGGCGCGAATGACAATCCGCCCAAGGACGCCTACGGTATTCATCACAACAACGGAATTGCCAACAAAGCGTTTTACCTGGTGGCAAAAGGTGGTGATCACCACAAAGGTGGGACGATGGCGGACGTCGGAGTGCCCAATGGCATCGGTGCTGACAAGGCGGCGGCGATTTGGTATCGGGCGCTCACCACGTATATGGTGCAAACGTCCAAATTCTGGGAGGCTCGCGAGGCTACGCGCAATGCTGCAAAGGCGATGTTCGGCGAAGGTAGCACCGAGCACTTGGCCGTCACGCATGCATGGGGTCTCGTGGGCGTAGGGCAGCAAGTCCCCTCCGCGTGCTCGCATAGCGTTTGCCTGGAGGGGGACAAACTCGACCTCACGTGCAATTCGTGCACGAAAAAGGTTTGTCAGACGTACCCTGATTGTTGCAACACGCAATGGACCGCGGCGTGCGTGACAGCCGCGCAGACGCTTTGCGGAAAACAATGCACGACGTGTTCGTCCGGCTTGTTCAATGGTGCTGGCGCTGGTGTCGTCAACGTGGCGAACGATCTTCAATTTGGCCCGTCGAGCTCCTTTACGATTTCGATGTTCGCCAAGCTGACTTCGACGGTCGGCCAGCATTTGCTCGTCAAAGGCGACAACAACACGCAAGAATGGTCGTTCACGTACAGCAATGGGCAGATTGGTTTCAATCGCCAGGGCGCCAACGTCCTCGCCGTTTACAATACTCCGATTGGCGAATGGCATCATTATGCCGCCACCTACGCCAATGGAGTCGTCAAGCTCTACGAAGATGGCACTCTGAAGGTGACGGGAAACGGGACCATCGGCAACTCCGCGAACACGCCGCTCGTCATCGGCAATTACCCAAGTACTGCGACCGGCATCGTGGGTGAAGTGGATCAGATCACCATTTTCGGCAAAGAGGTCGGGCCTTCGGACATTGCGAGTTTAGCCATGCGCGTCAAAAAGCCGGTAGCCGTTGGCGGCGTCGTTGCTGATTGGCTCTTCGACGAGCAGGCGGGCACCACAGTTGCCGATGCAAGCGGCAAGGGCCATTCGATGAACCTTGGCACCGTCGCTTGGAGTCCGACATGCGGTATCGCATGCCCATACACGAATGACATCAACGGTGATGGCACCAAATGCGTTGCATACGCCAATTGCAAGGAAATCAAAGATGCATTCCCCTTGGCGCCCGACGGAAAGTACTACATCGACCCCGACGGCCCGCAAGGATCAGCGCTCACGCAATTCGTGTTGTGCAACATGACGGAAGATGGTGGTGGGTGGACCCTCGCTTTCAATCACGGAACGACGTTCGACAAGACGGCTCCGGGAGTGCGAAACATCGACTGCTTTGCGACCTCCAATTGCACGAGCTTGGCGTATTCGACGGTGCCCATTGGTTTCGACCTCATGCTGGAGGTCGACGATGTGCCCATGATCGGCAATTCGCAAAAGATGCGATCGGTGATCAAAGGTGTAAACGCGCAGGTCATCGGCAAGACGCTCCATGACCTCGCCAACACCCCCGGCAACTGGACGCTGGAACAACCCAATAACTCGAATGTGACGCACACGTTCTACTCGGGCTACACCTGCGCCTCGTGGGTCGACTACAGCAATTCGATCATGTGCAACACGGACCAACTCGTCATCAACGATCTGATGAATGGATGCGGCAAACCATCCTTCGTCATTGGCTCGAGCCAAACGACGCAATGTGCAGGTTGGCCGGAAGAACCCAATCAGGATGGTTTCAACTACTACCCCGACTACTTCCGCGTGTGGGTGAGGTAA